A DNA window from Macadamia integrifolia cultivar HAES 741 chromosome 4, SCU_Mint_v3, whole genome shotgun sequence contains the following coding sequences:
- the LOC122076407 gene encoding ribosome biogenesis protein BOP1 homolog: protein MALAIGEFEGHEESNEEPSEGEISEEEDGDNDEEDENEDWDDSDESEARSDDEYKVWGDSDYWGPWNNNEDDESEYTHQGIREGTQYAIQSALMIRMEGDESTSDSKDGEDIEEHEIIFEGNVDPMAEQMFDIYGNLGEMKLEVEEIDQMLGEVAINECHYTEQMEDIEEIGGDDTLAEIVDARIKCLSNAVKKL from the exons atggcattggcaatag gagaattcgAGGGCCATGAGGAATCTAATGaggaaccaagtgagggggaaattagtgaagaagaggatggtgACAATGACGAGGAAGACGAGAATGAGGATTGGGATGATAGTGATGAATCCGAAGCTCGAAGTGATGATGAATACAAGGTCTGGGGTGACAGTGACTATTGGGGACCATGgaataataatgaagatgatgaatccgAGTATACTCACCAAGGGATCCGGGAGGGTACTCAGT ATGCTATTCAATCAGCACTCATGATCCGTATGGAAGGGGATGAGTCTACATCAGACTCAAAAGATGGTGAGGATATCGAAGAACATGAGATCATCTTTGAAGGCAATGTAGACCCTATGGCAGAACAGATGTTTGACATTTATGGGAACTTGGGTGAGATGAAACTCGAAGTTGAGGagattgaccagatgttaggtgaagtagccatcaaTGAATGCCACTACACCGAACAAATGGAAGACATTGAAGAAATAGGGGGAGATGACACACTTGCAGAAATAGTGGATGCAAGGATCAAATGCCTTTCCAATGCGGTGAAGAAATTATGA
- the LOC122076302 gene encoding stearoyl-[acyl-carrier-protein] 9-desaturase 6, chloroplastic-like, whose product MQQALTFSNAQHFSIPRGNGRNLSHHHVRTPATASKFRRKSVTTMASPPRSCEIVTHSMPPEKIEVFKSLDKWATEIILPMLKPVEQSWQPHDFLPDSTQPSDLFMDQVRALREQTSGLPDDYLVALVGDMITEEALPTYMSMLNRFDGVEDETGASSDPWSVWTRCWTAEENRHGDLLKTYLYLSGRVNMPTIERTIQYLIGAGMDTGLENNPYLGFVYTSFQERATFVSHGNTARLAKEHGDLALARICGIIASDEKRHENAYIKIVEKLLEVDPTDTMLAISDMMHKNITMPAHLMYDGQDPHLFHHFSAVAQRLGVYTAKDYADILDFLVGRWNLEKIEGLSRSGHQAQDFVCGLAPRLRKLQERADKRAQKMQPQSVRFSWIFNKEVTL is encoded by the exons ATGCAGCAAGCACTGACCTTTAGCAATGCACAGCACTTCTCCATCCCCAGAGGAAACGGCCGGAATCTATCGCATCATCATGTAAGAACCCCGGCAACCGCTTCCAAATTCCGGCGAAAATCAGTCACAACTATGGCATCACCACCACGCTCATGTGAGATAGTAACACACTCGATGCCACCGGAGAAGATAGAGGTGTTCAAATCGCTTGATAAGTGGGCCACAGAAATCATCCTACCGATGCTAAAGCCAGTAGAGCAATCTTGGCAGCCACATGATTTCTTGCCTGACTCCACACAGCCGTCCGATTTATTCATGGACCAAGTCAGGGCCCTACGTGAACAAACCTCTGGATTGCCTGACGATTACTTGGTGGCACTGGTCGGTGACATGATCACTGAAGAGGCGCTGCCCACATACATGTCCATGCTGAACCGGTTTGATGGGGTTGAGGATGAGACCGGGGCGAGCTCAGACCCTTGGTCTGTTTGGACCCGGTGTTGGACCGCTGAAGAGAACCGCCACGGGGATCTGCTCAAGACGTACCTTTACTTGTCTGGACGCGTCAACATGCCTACGATCGAGCGCACTATTCAGTACCTCATCGGTGCCGGCATG GACACTGGACTAGAAAACAACCCATACTTGGGATTTGTCTACACATCATTCCAAGAGAGAGCAACATTCGTATCACATGGCAACACAGCCCGTTTAGCGAAGGAGCATGGTGATCTAGCACTCGCACGCATATGCGGTATTATAGCATCAGACGAGAAGCGCCATGAGAATGCTTATATCAAGATAGTGGAGAAGCTACTAGAGGTGGATCCCACAGACACCATGTTGGCCATCTCTGATATGATGCACAAGAACATCACTATGCCTGCCCACTTGATGTACGATGGTCAGGACCCGCATTTATTCCATCACTTCTCTGCTGTTGCACAAAGACTCGGTGTATACACAGCCAAGGACTATGCAGATATATTGGACTTCTTAGTTGGGAGATGGAATCTAGAGAAGATAGAGGGCCTGAGCAGATCTGGACACCAAGCACAGGATTTTGTTTGTGGGTTGGCACCCAGGCTAAGGAAGCTACAAGAAAGAGCTGATAAGAGGGCCCAGAAGATGCAACCACAAAGTGTAAGGTTTAGCTGGATATTCAACAAGGAGGTTACTTTATAA